Proteins encoded by one window of Flagellimonas lutaonensis:
- a CDS encoding polyribonucleotide nucleotidyltransferase, producing MIPKTFKEVIDLGDGREISIETGKLAKQAHGSVVVKSGNCMLLCTVVSNYKASDVDFLPLTVDYREKFAAAGRYPGGFFKREARPSDGEVLTMRLVDRVLRPLFPKDYHCETQVMIQLMSHDDEVMPDAMAGLAASAAIQLSDLPFECPISEVRVGRVNGELIINPTRAQLLESDLDMIIGASADSVMMVEGEMSEISEEEMVEAIKFAHEAIKVQCAAQVRLAEAVGKKETREYDGEPEDEALEKKIRDMAYDKVYAIAKAGSSKKERSEAFSQIKEEIMESFSEEELEEIGPMISKYYYKAEKEAVRNLTLDEGLRLDGRKTDVIRPIWCEVDYLPSTHGSAIFTRGETQALATVTLGTSREANVIDMPSFEGEETFYLHYNFPPFSTGEARPIRGTSRREVGHGNLAQRALKRMIPEDCPYTVRVVSEVLESNGSSSMATVCSGTMALMDAGIQLKKPVSGIAMGLITDTDTGKYAVLSDILGDEDHLGDMDFKVTGTADGITACQMDIKVKGLSYEILVKALMQAKEGRTHILEKLIETIAEPRPDVKAHAPKIVTTVIPGEYIGALIGSGGKVIQELQKETKTTIVINEDPVTEEGIVEILGTDQDGIDRVLAKIDSLMFKPEVGSVYEVKVIKVLDFGAVVEYTEAPGNEILLHVSELAWERTENVTDVVNVGDVFDVKYFGVDPRTRKEKVSRRALLPKPEGYRERPPRDRDNRNRGNDRRRDNRNRGPRRD from the coding sequence ATGATTCCAAAAACTTTCAAAGAGGTCATTGACCTCGGCGATGGAAGGGAAATCTCCATCGAAACAGGAAAATTGGCCAAGCAGGCCCACGGTTCTGTTGTGGTTAAATCGGGCAATTGCATGCTCTTGTGCACAGTTGTCTCAAATTACAAGGCATCTGACGTAGATTTTTTACCGTTGACGGTTGACTACCGTGAAAAATTTGCCGCGGCAGGCCGTTACCCAGGTGGATTCTTCAAACGTGAGGCAAGGCCCAGCGACGGTGAAGTATTGACGATGCGTTTGGTCGACAGGGTTTTGAGACCTTTGTTTCCGAAAGATTACCATTGCGAGACACAGGTAATGATCCAATTAATGTCGCATGATGATGAGGTCATGCCCGATGCCATGGCCGGATTGGCAGCGTCGGCAGCCATACAACTTTCAGACCTACCGTTCGAATGCCCTATTTCGGAAGTACGAGTAGGACGTGTCAACGGCGAATTGATCATCAACCCTACTAGGGCCCAATTGCTAGAATCTGACCTCGATATGATCATTGGCGCCTCTGCAGATTCTGTAATGATGGTAGAAGGTGAGATGAGTGAAATTTCTGAGGAAGAAATGGTCGAGGCCATCAAATTTGCCCATGAGGCCATCAAAGTCCAATGTGCTGCACAGGTCCGTTTGGCCGAGGCGGTCGGGAAAAAGGAAACCCGTGAATATGACGGCGAACCTGAAGACGAAGCGCTTGAGAAAAAGATACGTGACATGGCCTATGACAAGGTCTATGCCATTGCCAAAGCAGGGTCTTCCAAAAAAGAGCGAAGCGAGGCTTTCTCACAGATAAAGGAGGAAATCATGGAATCGTTTTCTGAGGAGGAACTCGAAGAAATCGGCCCAATGATTTCAAAGTACTACTACAAAGCCGAAAAAGAAGCCGTTCGAAACCTGACATTGGATGAAGGTTTACGTTTGGACGGAAGAAAAACCGATGTGATACGCCCCATTTGGTGCGAGGTCGACTATTTGCCCTCTACCCACGGATCGGCTATTTTCACAAGAGGCGAAACCCAGGCACTGGCCACGGTGACCCTAGGTACTTCAAGGGAAGCGAACGTTATCGATATGCCATCATTCGAAGGGGAAGAAACATTTTACCTCCATTACAACTTCCCTCCGTTCTCAACGGGCGAGGCACGCCCGATCAGGGGCACCTCAAGAAGGGAAGTGGGCCACGGTAACCTAGCACAACGTGCGTTGAAAAGAATGATTCCTGAAGATTGCCCTTATACCGTTCGTGTGGTGTCTGAGGTACTGGAATCAAATGGCTCGTCTTCAATGGCCACGGTCTGTTCGGGCACTATGGCCTTGATGGATGCCGGTATTCAACTTAAAAAACCTGTTTCTGGCATCGCCATGGGATTGATCACTGATACCGATACCGGCAAGTATGCCGTTCTTTCCGATATCTTGGGCGATGAAGACCATTTGGGCGATATGGACTTTAAAGTAACCGGTACTGCCGATGGTATCACCGCATGTCAAATGGACATTAAGGTAAAAGGGCTTTCTTACGAGATTTTGGTCAAGGCATTGATGCAGGCCAAAGAGGGCAGGACGCACATCCTTGAAAAACTGATTGAAACCATTGCCGAACCAAGGCCTGATGTCAAGGCACATGCTCCAAAAATTGTCACTACGGTAATACCTGGTGAATATATTGGTGCATTGATCGGCTCTGGTGGAAAGGTAATCCAAGAGTTGCAAAAAGAAACAAAAACGACCATCGTCATCAACGAAGACCCTGTTACAGAAGAGGGAATCGTTGAAATCTTGGGCACCGACCAAGATGGTATCGATAGGGTACTTGCCAAAATCGATTCCTTGATGTTCAAGCCAGAGGTAGGCAGTGTCTATGAGGTAAAAGTGATCAAGGTGCTCGATTTCGGTGCCGTGGTCGAATATACCGAGGCTCCAGGCAACGAAATATTGTTGCACGTTTCTGAACTGGCATGGGAGCGCACCGAGAACGTGACCGATGTGGTCAACGTGGGCGATGTGTTCGATGTCAAATACTTTGGTGTGGATCCCAGAACAAGAAAAGAAAAAGTATCACGCAGGGCCTTGTTGCCAAAGCCCGAGGGATATAGGGAAAGACCTCCACGCGATCGTGACAACAGAAATCGCGGCAATGATAGAAGACGTGATAATCGTAATCGCGGACCGCGAAGAGACTAA
- the accD gene encoding acetyl-CoA carboxylase, carboxyltransferase subunit beta: MSSWFKRKEKGIQTSTEEKKDTPKGLWYKSPTGKIVESEELAKNFYVSPEDDYHVRIGSKEYFEILFDDNKFKELDEKLTSKDPLKFVDTKKYSDRLKAAQKKTGLKDAVRTAVGKSMGKDLVVACMDFAFIGGSMGSVVGQKIARAADYAKKKKIPFLIISKSGGARMMEAAYSLMQLAKTSAKLAQLAEAKVPYISLCTDPTTGGTTASYAMLGDINIAEPGALIGFAGPRVVKDTVGKELPEGFQTAEFVKEHGFLDFIVHRRDLKKKVNLYIDLITNQPIRE; the protein is encoded by the coding sequence ATGTCGTCTTGGTTCAAAAGGAAGGAAAAGGGAATACAAACTTCCACAGAAGAAAAAAAAGACACCCCAAAGGGGTTATGGTACAAATCACCGACCGGAAAAATTGTAGAGTCTGAAGAACTGGCAAAGAATTTCTATGTTAGCCCTGAAGATGATTACCATGTTCGAATAGGAAGCAAAGAATATTTTGAGATTCTTTTTGATGACAATAAATTTAAAGAGCTGGATGAGAAACTGACCTCAAAAGACCCCCTCAAATTTGTTGACACCAAAAAATATTCAGACCGCCTAAAAGCTGCCCAAAAGAAGACCGGCCTTAAAGATGCCGTGCGCACTGCCGTGGGCAAGTCTATGGGCAAAGACCTCGTGGTTGCCTGTATGGACTTTGCCTTTATCGGGGGATCAATGGGTAGTGTGGTCGGCCAGAAAATTGCCAGGGCCGCAGATTATGCCAAAAAGAAAAAGATTCCCTTTTTGATCATATCAAAGTCAGGGGGCGCCCGAATGATGGAAGCGGCCTACTCTCTCATGCAGTTGGCCAAAACCTCGGCCAAGTTGGCCCAATTGGCAGAGGCCAAAGTGCCCTACATCTCATTGTGTACCGATCCAACCACCGGCGGCACCACCGCCTCTTACGCCATGTTGGGCGATATCAACATCGCCGAACCAGGTGCTCTTATTGGTTTTGCCGGCCCACGTGTGGTAAAAGACACTGTGGGCAAAGAGTTGCCAGAGGGCTTTCAAACAGCAGAATTTGTCAAAGAGCATGGCTTCTTGGATTTTATCGTACATCGAAGAGATTTAAAGAAGAAGGTGAATCTCTACATCGACCTGATAACAAACCAACCCATTCGAGAATAG
- the rpsO gene encoding 30S ribosomal protein S15 codes for MYLTKETKAEIFKKYGGSETNTGSTEGQIALFTHRINHLTKHLRENHKDFNTERSLVKLVGKRRSLLDYLKKKDIAKYRTLIKELGIRK; via the coding sequence ATGTATTTGACAAAAGAAACAAAAGCAGAAATTTTCAAAAAATACGGTGGTTCTGAGACCAATACGGGCTCGACCGAAGGGCAGATCGCCTTGTTCACACACCGCATCAACCACTTGACAAAACACCTCAGAGAAAACCACAAGGATTTCAACACTGAGCGTTCTTTGGTAAAATTAGTGGGTAAAAGACGTAGTCTTTTAGATTATTTGAAAAAGAAAGATATTGCTAAATACCGTACGCTTATTAAAGAACTCGGTATCAGAAAATAA